In Caproicibacterium amylolyticum, a genomic segment contains:
- a CDS encoding winged helix-turn-helix domain-containing protein — protein MKQNASIIIADASSLQWLLKQSSQVPENAAGMKELQEGLSELLQGKIGSLIICKEKDEIPAAVVQMPPLKFGSLEIFPKSRTVQLNSTPVLLTPKEFDILYFLAQNRGTVFTKEQIFNAVWEEDYLLSDSNIMAFIRKLRKKIEPNPDKPTYILTIWGVGYKFNDNLKNTDS, from the coding sequence TTGAAACAAAACGCAAGCATTATTATCGCAGATGCCTCCTCCTTACAATGGCTTCTGAAACAAAGCAGTCAAGTTCCCGAAAATGCGGCAGGCATGAAAGAACTGCAAGAAGGCCTTTCAGAACTGCTGCAGGGTAAAATCGGCAGCCTGATTATTTGCAAAGAAAAAGATGAAATCCCCGCCGCAGTGGTACAGATGCCGCCTCTGAAATTCGGAAGCTTGGAAATCTTTCCAAAAAGCCGTACCGTGCAGCTAAACAGTACCCCTGTCCTGCTGACACCGAAGGAATTTGATATTCTGTACTTTCTCGCGCAGAATCGGGGAACCGTTTTTACAAAAGAGCAGATATTTAACGCCGTCTGGGAAGAAGACTACTTGCTTTCCGACAGCAACATTATGGCTTTTATCCGGAAGCTGCGCAAAAAGATTGAACCAAATCCGGACAAGCCAACCTATATTTTGACAATCTGGGGTGTTGGCTACAAATTCAATGACAACTTAAAAAATACAGATTCATAA
- the mgtA gene encoding magnesium-translocating P-type ATPase codes for MAKDSLLHERLETYSHKSISQLLEDFSLSIGGLSTAAAQAMREKYGNNEIQKRKDSLPQCLRRAFLNPLTVILLTVGFVSFFADTMLSQKAAPNSLTTAPIILLMFLISGCLRFSQELRSRKATDKLTQMIHANVSVFRDGQLAELPMSELVIGDRIRLCAGDSIPADVRFISATDLFVSQAAITGESAILEKDASTLPEHTGASLAVLRNLGFTGSTIISGSGEGIVLAVGQDTLYGSFHACQSSKKNLFTLTSSSIAKVLLKFMLLLVPMIFLLLGIMHGSWVTSFLFALSVAVGLTPEMLPMVITACLTKGAIAMSKKETLIKDMNSMQVFGSMDVLCMDKTGTLTNDKILLEYYMDALGNEDSTVLDMAFINSSFHSGAQNNIDSAVLKCRRMPHHEQHFSSLLGNWKKADELPFDYSRKCVSVLAHSTDGSCLMITKGSVDAVSERCSFVRVNGKTVPMGKDRTDSIRAITEEILEDGIKVIAVAIKEIAPQRTTVTAADENSMTLLGYLAFFDAPKASAKIALEKLHRLSVQTKILSGDSAEVTASVCERLNIPASRIVTGRQIAEMTDSQLREAAENCSLFAELTPQQKVKILYALRAQGHTVGFLGDGINDIPALAEADVGISVENAVDAAKEVSDVVLLKKDLNVLEKGILEGRKTFLNISKYVHISASSNLGNIIAIVCASLFLPFLPMTSLQLILLNLLYDMICMVLPWDNVDSSLFKQPAEFSGKHLSRFMLCFGPVSSVFDILTFLFLYFFVCPTACGGHLFYEITNPALRAQFATLFQSGWFLESIWSQILILYMLRTKDIPFVQSRPSVPVLLTTLAGILSLTVFSCLPAAAGIGLTAVPPYFYLYIIVVCVCYMLVASVVKALYLKKHSRLF; via the coding sequence GTGGCAAAGGATTCTTTACTTCATGAACGGCTTGAAACCTACTCCCACAAAAGTATTTCGCAGCTTTTAGAGGACTTTTCCCTGTCCATCGGCGGTCTCTCCACTGCGGCGGCACAAGCTATGCGGGAAAAATATGGAAACAATGAAATACAGAAAAGAAAAGATTCACTGCCGCAGTGCCTGCGGCGTGCTTTTTTGAATCCACTGACTGTCATTTTACTGACAGTCGGCTTTGTTTCCTTTTTCGCAGATACCATGCTTTCGCAAAAAGCCGCGCCAAACTCACTAACCACTGCACCTATCATTCTGCTGATGTTTCTAATCAGCGGATGCCTACGCTTTTCACAGGAACTGCGCTCCCGAAAAGCCACCGACAAACTGACACAGATGATTCATGCAAACGTTTCTGTTTTTCGGGATGGTCAGCTGGCCGAACTGCCAATGAGTGAATTGGTCATTGGCGACCGAATTCGTCTTTGTGCCGGTGACTCTATCCCCGCCGACGTACGGTTCATCAGTGCTACAGATCTATTTGTTTCACAGGCTGCCATTACCGGCGAAAGTGCAATTTTAGAAAAAGATGCCTCCACCCTGCCGGAACACACAGGGGCTTCTCTGGCTGTACTGCGCAACCTTGGCTTTACCGGAAGCACGATTATCAGCGGCAGCGGAGAGGGCATTGTGCTGGCAGTGGGGCAGGACACGCTCTACGGCAGTTTTCATGCCTGTCAAAGCAGCAAAAAGAATCTTTTTACGCTTACCTCCTCCTCCATTGCCAAAGTGCTGCTCAAATTTATGCTTCTGCTGGTTCCAATGATTTTTCTTCTTTTGGGAATCATGCATGGCAGCTGGGTCACCTCCTTTCTGTTTGCGCTCAGTGTTGCTGTTGGACTTACGCCGGAAATGCTGCCAATGGTGATAACCGCCTGCCTGACCAAAGGCGCCATCGCCATGTCAAAAAAAGAAACACTGATAAAAGATATGAACTCCATGCAGGTATTCGGCAGTATGGACGTGCTCTGTATGGATAAGACAGGCACTTTGACGAATGATAAAATCCTTTTGGAATATTACATGGACGCTCTGGGCAATGAGGATAGCACAGTGCTTGACATGGCCTTCATAAACAGCAGCTTTCATTCCGGTGCACAGAATAATATTGACAGCGCCGTGCTGAAGTGCCGCCGGATGCCGCACCACGAACAGCATTTTTCCTCTTTGCTGGGCAACTGGAAAAAGGCAGATGAGTTGCCCTTTGACTACAGCCGAAAATGTGTAAGTGTGCTGGCGCACAGTACCGACGGCAGTTGCCTGATGATTACCAAGGGCAGTGTGGATGCGGTCAGCGAGCGCTGCAGCTTTGTTCGTGTCAATGGCAAAACAGTACCTATGGGCAAAGACCGTACCGACAGTATCCGTGCCATAACAGAAGAAATTCTGGAAGACGGCATTAAGGTGATTGCCGTTGCGATAAAAGAAATTGCGCCGCAGCGAACTACTGTAACCGCCGCAGATGAAAACAGCATGACGCTTTTGGGGTACCTCGCTTTTTTTGATGCACCAAAAGCATCTGCTAAAATTGCACTGGAAAAGCTGCATCGTTTGTCAGTACAGACCAAGATTTTGTCCGGTGACAGCGCAGAGGTAACCGCCTCTGTCTGCGAGCGGCTTAACATTCCTGCCAGCCGCATTGTTACCGGCCGCCAAATCGCCGAAATGACGGACAGCCAACTACGTGAGGCTGCGGAAAACTGCAGCCTCTTTGCCGAGCTGACACCACAGCAAAAGGTGAAAATTCTCTATGCTCTGCGGGCACAGGGCCACACCGTTGGTTTCCTCGGCGACGGCATCAATGACATCCCGGCGCTTGCGGAAGCAGACGTCGGCATTTCCGTAGAAAATGCGGTGGATGCCGCCAAAGAAGTTTCTGATGTGGTACTTCTGAAAAAGGACTTAAATGTCCTGGAAAAAGGCATTTTAGAGGGCAGAAAAACCTTTCTCAATATTTCAAAATATGTGCACATTTCCGCAAGCTCTAATTTGGGAAACATCATTGCCATCGTGTGTGCCAGTTTGTTTCTGCCGTTTTTGCCCATGACTTCTCTGCAGCTGATTTTGCTGAATCTCCTGTACGACATGATCTGCATGGTGCTGCCATGGGACAACGTGGACAGCAGCCTTTTCAAACAGCCGGCGGAGTTTTCCGGCAAACACCTTTCTCGCTTTATGCTTTGTTTTGGGCCAGTCAGTTCTGTGTTTGATATTCTGACTTTTCTGTTTCTTTACTTTTTTGTCTGCCCCACCGCATGCGGCGGCCATTTATTCTACGAGATCACTAACCCGGCTCTGCGGGCACAGTTTGCCACACTGTTTCAAAGCGGGTGGTTTTTGGAATCCATCTGGTCGCAGATTTTGATTCTATATATGCTGCGCACAAAGGACATCCCCTTTGTGCAGAGCCGTCCCTCTGTGCCGGTACTGCTGACCACATTGGCCGGCATACTCAGCCTGACGGTATTTTCCTGCCTTCCCGCCGCCGCGGGTATCGGCCTGACTGCTGTTCCACCTTACTTTTATCTCTACATCATTGTTGTGTGCGTCTGCTATATGCTGGTTGCGTCCGTTGTGAAAGCACTGTATTTAAAGAAGCACAGCAGGTTGTTTTAG